The genome window GAGCACGTCGTTGTCCTCGATGAACAGCAGGTTCACCATCAGCCGGATGACCTCGCGCGGGGTGAAGTGCTCCCCGGCGGTCTCGTTGCTGATTTCCGCGAACTTGCGGATCAGCTCCTCGAACACCTGCCCCATCTGGGCGTTGCTGACGGTGTCCGGGTGCAGGTCGATGTTGGCGAACTTCTCGGCGACCAGGTAGAGCAGGTTGGCCTTGGCCAGCCGCTCGATCTGCGTGTGGAAGTCGAAGCGCTCGAAGATGTCCCGGGCCGCGGGGGAGAAGCCCTGGAGGTAGGCGTACAGGTTCTGCCGGATGTGGTCCTGGTCGCCCAGAAGCTTGCCGAGGTCGAGAGGACTCGTGTTGTAGAAGCTCTGACCGGCCTTGCGCAGCAGGAAAGGGTCCGGGTTCAGGCCGGCGCGGGTCTTGGCCTGACTCGGCCAGCACGGCAGGCTTGGTGGACTCCAGCACGCAGTCCAGCCGGCGCAGCACGGTGAAGGGGAGAATGACCTTGCCGTACTCGGATTGTTTGTAGTCGCCGCGCAGGAGGTCGGCGACGGACCAGATGAAGGAAGAGAGCGCTTGGTGATTCATTCTTCGTTGGTTGTCTGGCCAGCCGGCTCAGCTCCGTTCGCGGACTCCATGGCCGGAGCAGCCACTGCCACCGTCCAGTGACCGCCTGGCTCCTGTCGCAGGTCGAGGAGGTCGTAGGTCTTGAGCATGCTGACGAGACCCGCGTGGCCGTATGTCTGGGGCGAAAAAGATGGGTCTGTACGGCGTAGGTATGGGCCTAATCCTCCCACGTGCACCCGGCCATCGGGGGAGTCGGCGGCGAGAAGCCTGACGGCGCTGACCACGGACTTCGGGCGAAGTCTCGGTCTTGCAGCGGACTGTCCCTTGGCGGAAGGTGGCGATGCTTCCGCCAGGAGGGGGGATGGCGGAGGCGACCACTGGAAAAACTGGTCGCTCGCATTGCGCAGCGCCTCGGGCGTCTTGGCTTCTCCGATGACGTGAACCGTGGCGCCTCGTTCCCCGAGGTTGCGGCACAGGCCGGCAAAGTCGGAGTCGCTGGTCACAAGGCAAAAGGTGTCGGCGCGTTGGTCAAACAGTGCTTCGATGGCGTCGATGGCCAGAGCGATGTCTGAGGTGTTCTTGCCGGCTGCATACGAATACTGCAAGGAAGGGGTGAAGGCCTGTTGCACCAGGACAGTCTGCCATTTGTTGGCAAGCGCGCTGTACCCACCAAACCCGCGGCGAAGTACGACGCGTCCGAATTGGGCGGCCACCCGCAGCGCATACTCCAGGATGTCCGGGTCTGTATTTTCGCAGTCGACCAGTACCGCAACTCTTGTGTCGAGGTCTGAGATTTGTGGCTGCAACTTGCCTCCCTGCCGTGCGGACTGATGTGCTGAGCGTCTAATGCGGCGCCATTTCGCTACAAAACATCCACCCGTCGATATTAGTGAGTTTCTTCCAACGGTTGTGCTCGACAGATCTGCCGGATCGCTCTGCTGCCGGAATTCTCGCCTGGCAACTCAAGAAAGTGACTGTTCCACTCAGAATGTAGCGAAGGCGAAGAAGAAGATCTTCATCGGGTTTGCGTTCTGTTGGGGGTGGCCGCAGCGCGTCGGCGAGTCTTGCCAGCCCGGAGGCGCCGAAAGGCACCCGTGACGGGGCTGCTTGTCAAGGCGGCCGGCTCAGTGCGAAAACGATTTTCTGATCTGAAGCAAGCAGCAATAGGTGCTTTGCCTCTCCTATAATCCGGCGCTTTCCGATCTTCCCTCGAGGTAGCCATGGCCGAAGAACTTCGCGCCGAATCGCACGAGTCGGCAATCAAGAATCCGCAGCAGCTCGTGGTGGTCGTGATGCTCGCCTTTGCGATCCCGATCGCCATCATCGTCCTGGTCTCGCAGTTCGTCATGGGCGGTCTCAGGACCGCTCCCAGCGATGCCGGCCAGTCGGCGGAGGCGATCGGAAAGCGCATTCAACCGGTGGGTGAAATCGTGATGGCAGGCGGATCCGCGCCTGCCGCGGCACCTGCAGCCGCAGTAGCAGCCCCCGCACCCGCTCCCTCGGCTGCCCCCGCCCCCGCCGCGGCGGCGAAGCAGGACGGCAAGGCCGTGTACGACAAGGTCTGCGCGGTCTGTCACGGGGCCGGTATCGCGGGCGCGCCGAAAGCGGGCGACAAGGCGGCGTGGGGACCCCGCATCGGCCAGGGCAAGAACGTCCTGTACGAGCACGCGATCAAGGGCATCCGCGCCATGCCGGCAAAGGGCGGCAATGCTGCGCTGTCCGACGATGAAGTGAAGGCCGCGGTCGATGCCATGACCGCGATGGTCAAGTAGCAGCGCGCATTG of Betaproteobacteria bacterium contains these proteins:
- a CDS encoding NYN domain-containing protein, with translation MQPQISDLDTRVAVLVDCENTDPDILEYALRVAAQFGRVVLRRGFGGYSALANKWQTVLVQQAFTPSLQYSYAAGKNTSDIALAIDAIEALFDQRADTFCLVTSDSDFAGLCRNLGERGATVHVIGEAKTPEALRNASDQFFQWSPPPSPLLAEASPPSAKGQSAARPRLRPKSVVSAVRLLAADSPDGRVHVGGLGPYLRRTDPSFSPQTYGHAGLVSMLKTYDLLDLRQEPGGHWTVAVAAPAMESANGAEPAGQTTNEE
- a CDS encoding cytochrome c5 family protein, which gives rise to MLAFAIPIAIIVLVSQFVMGGLRTAPSDAGQSAEAIGKRIQPVGEIVMAGGSAPAAAPAAAVAAPAPAPSAAPAPAAAAKQDGKAVYDKVCAVCHGAGIAGAPKAGDKAAWGPRIGQGKNVLYEHAIKGIRAMPAKGGNAALSDDEVKAAVDAMTAMVK